The genomic region CAGGAGGCTTATGCCTGCCGGGATCCTAACTAACCGGTCTGCGAACCTGCGTACAGTTCGCCACCCTTGTCTCGCAGCAAGTTCGTGGCGATCTCTCCCTCGGTATGAGTGTTAGGAGATTTACCATGGTTAAGAAGATCACCCCTGATCCACCTCCCAGCTCCGACGATCCTGTGAATCCAATACGGCCGGATGCGGCTCGTTTGCTTGATACCCTCGCGTTGACCCTCTCCAAAACCGTCAATCACGCTGACCCGCTCTGTCCTACGATTTTTGCTATCCAGCCTGGTGTCACGGCTCATGATGCGTTGAGCTACGTGTCGAAATTGCTGGAGGTTGCTGAGCTGAACGGTGATGAGATCAGCTTGCATGAAAATCCGGTGGAACGGACGTTGTTCTGGGGCATGTTGCATTCGGTGGAGGTGGCGAAGGCTGTGGTGGATGCGTTGCTTGAGGGGGCGCCGCCGCCGCTGGATGTTTGATTTATCAACGTAAGCATGAAGCCGCCTCATTAGGGCGGCTTCTTCGTCGCAACTGTCATAGGGCGTTTGCCAGTGACTTCTAACCTTCGCCGTTGACGTTTGTGAGCAGAAACTGCTGCAGCGCCGGATCGACCGCGTACAGCACAACCCCTCGACGAGCCCTTGTGAGAAGTACGTAATAGATGTTGCGAATGACTTGTTCGCGTACGGCAGGATCTGTTCGCATATTGCTTAGTCTCCTGTCCGCATTGCAGCTTGGGTCAATTTCGATTCGACCATTTCTCAGGACGATGTCCGGCCCAAGAATGACTCCCACATAGTCATACTCAAACCCTTGTACCGTATAAATGGCACCGACTTCCTCATGGTATCCGACGAGTTGATTCCACTCCTTGAATGCCATTTTCTGGTTCCAACGAGCCTGCCATGGCCCAATATGGATGTCTGTGCCGACCCCGGGAGTGCGCTCCGTCTGCCAGTGCCAGCAGTAACCCGCCACGATTCGGCCTGATGCATTGCCTTGGGCCTGCTCTCTCAGGTGGTCCTCCATGGCTTGGGGGGATTCAGCCAACTGCACTGAGAATTCCGGGACTGATGAATACGCCTGGGTTGCTGCGCCGAACACTAGGTCGTAGACCCAATCCACATAGCTGTTGGCACCACGACATCTCAACTGCTCGTCCAGTACATGGGTTATCACGTGGTAACCACGTGCATGGGCCATTTGCTGGATGTCATTGCTGCGGCAGTTCTCATCTGGACTGATCCACTGAGAATCATCGATGAAAAAGACAATGAGGTGCTTGTTGTCCATCAAGCCTGCGGCTGTTGCTTTTGTCAGGCGATGGGCTTCATCAACGACCAGATAAGGAGTGACCGCCCTGCCATTTACCGCGAAGTCCAAGCCTTTTATGCACTGGCCGATAGCGGCTGACTTGACGTAATACTTCGGATTCTTGCCCAGCTTCATGAGGTGCTGCACAAGCTTCATGGCAAGAACGGTTTTTCCGGTGCCGACCAATCCGTGGATGATTACGCAAGTGTTCGTCTGAACCTGTTGCACCAGTGGCGCAATCTTTTTGAAAGCATGCGTTTGCTGACCAGTCGCCTTGAAGAGGTCACTGCAATTGAGTTTTTCGCTGAAGTTCAGGATAAATGCGTCCGAGTACTTTCTCTGTGGCGAGGTCAGGTGCGCAAGTGCCTGTGTCGGACGCTTAAGTCGGGATAGCAGCAGCGCGGCATCCTGTTCTCCATGGTTTAGAGAGCGGAGCAAGGAACTGCTGACATGTGAGCTGAACTCATTGGCACGCAACACTTCCTCTTTCGGTTTTTCCTGGTAGTTATGAAGAAAAACCAGCGTGTTAATGATGGGTTTGAAGTCTCCGAAGTTGAGCGCATGTTCCAGCGCCGATCGGTAGATATTCACTTGCTCACAGGGGTGTTTGCTTGTGTAGGGCTCGGAGGCCGCGACTTCAAGCCAGGTCAGGCCGTGATTGGCGCGCAATTTCACGGAGCCTTGTGTCCATTGCTTCAACTCGATGACGATGATTTCCAGTCCCGATTCGCTCTCGCCTATCAGGATGCAATCGGCACGTTCAGAGCCAATCGGCATCGGGTACTCGATCAGGATATGACCTTGGAGTGGCGGTTGCTGTTGTAGGAGCAACTTGGCGAGTTCAGGAAGGGAGTTCCTCCAGGAGCGGGTTTCGGATGCCGATAGTTCCGAATCGGGAAATGTCAGGGCGAAGTCCTTGCACAGCCTTTCGATAAACTCCGGCTTTGCTGCTTCCAAGCAGAAGTCTTCGATCTTGAGGGTCGCAAGAGCCGCCATTGTCACCACCCCATGCCGAATTCATGACCCAGCGCCAATGCGTCAGGCGCACGAAGTTGGTGCCAGTCCAGATTGCTGGTTAATTGCTCAAGGGCTAGGCGGCTGGTTTCGAGGTGCTGGGAGGTGGCAGTAATGGTCACGAAGATTCCTGTGGTGTTGAGCAGGCGAGAAGGTGGTGGCCACCATTTCGCCTTTATTCCAGATGCTCGACACCATACTTCCTACAGGCAAGATGAGGAAGTGTGTACGAATTTTCGTTAATGATTGAAGGGGGAAGTCATTGGGCCCAAGGGGCCCAATGAGAGCTACTGCACTAGGCCAATAGTGGCTCGGAAAGAGCGGGAGCATTTGCCTTGCGCACGAGCAAGCGTTCGCGGAAGTACTGGGCCGTTTCTTCATCTGTGCAGTACAGGTAGCAACCCTTCATTCCGCGGGTCATCAGGGTCCTGTAGGTGTTCTTGATGATCAGGTCGAGTAGTTGCCGCATCTTGTCCGGCTCGGCTTTCATGAGTTTCTTGTAGCCGAAGACCGAGCGATCATTCTTGTCGCGTTGCTCCGGGACTGTAACCACGCTGCCATCCCGTATGATCATGTCGGGGCCGATGATCACGCCGATGTAGTCCACCTCCAGTCCCTGGCAGGTGTGGATGCAGCCCACCTGTTCGACAGAGTTCTGCGCGATGATCCACCGCTTCTCGTCTTCCTCCAGGTTCCACTGGCGACGGTAGTGCTCACCAATGACGATATCGTCTTCGGTTGCTCGCTTCTTGCTGTTCCAGGGCCAGCAGTAACCGGCGACAACGCGGGCCTTGTTGTTGCCGTTCTTGCTCTCGATCGCGGCATGCATGGCTTGCGGCGTGTCGAACACCTTGAACTCGTATTCGTCGGTATTGAGATGGTGGTTTGCTGTTTCTCGCACTTGAAGTACGTTATCGAGCCAGGCCAGGTAGCCATCCGAGCCGCTGCAACGGAATTGTGAGGTGAGGACGTATTCCTCGATTTCGGCACCGCGTGCCTTGGCAAACGCACGGATGGCGTCGCGATTGCCGATATCTTTCAGGGTGACGCGCTGGTCCTCGTCGATGAAGAAGATCGTGCAGCGCGCAGCGTTGATCAGCTCCTTGATCTGGTTGTCGCCTTTTTGGCCGTAGAGATCGCTTTTCTCGGTCAGGCGATGGGCTTCGTCTACCACCAGGAAATCGAATGTATCGGTGGGCGATTCCATGAACGAGCCAGAGCCGGTGAACAGCTGTGAAAAATGGCTGCGGGGCAGTGCGCCGGTCAGCTTACTTTCGTACACCTGCCGAGGGGCGGAGTTCTTCGAGACGTATTTTCCCACCAGTCCGCGACTAGTGAGGTTGACCAGCAGGTTGAGCGCCACCACGGATTTACCGGTGCCTGGCCCGCCCTCGATGATCACCACTTTCGGGCGCTCCGTTGAAGCGCTTGTCGCGGCGGCCATGCAGCTCTCATGGATCTCTTTCTGGTCGTCGATAAGGACGAACTCGGCCTGCTTCTTCAGCAGTTTGACCAGCGAGTCGGCTAGAGCCTTCGATGGGCGGATGGGGCTGGCCATCAGTTCATGTAGCACGCGCTTTTCATCGCCCTTGGCGATGTGCTGCTTTATGAACGCCCGCATACGGGCCAGTTCATCTTTGCCCTTCATGAACAGCGGGGCCTTGCTGATGTAGGCCTGGTAGTGAGGTCCGTCGATGACGTTATCTGGCATATAGTTATGCAGATAGGCGCAGGCATGCACTTGGATGCCGCCGGAATACACAGCCTCGTTGAATCCTTCCAGCAGCGAGGCGTACGACCACGCCTGATAGGACGGATGTACGGTTTCCCGGATCTTGCGACCTAGGAGGGTTTTGACAATGGCGTCCTTGAATGTGGCACTGGCTTCAGCCCATTGTTTCAGCTCAACCAGCACCACGTTTTGCTTGCCGCTGGCATCCATGCCGGTCAGGGTGATATCGATACGCTTTGAGGTCTGTGGGATGTGCAGCTCAATGGCCACGCCGATGTCATTGGGGATTTCTTCGTCGCGCAACACCCGTGACATGGCTCCGAGAGAATTCTTCCAGGCGTTCATTTCTGCGGCTGCGACGATTCGGCCGGTGGCTGACTCGAAACTACGGAGGATCACGTCCTCGATGTCGTCGTTATCGTTGTCTTTCTGAAACTGCTGTTTGGTCGCTTCGTAAACGATCAAGGTCCTTCTTCCTTACTGAAGCCGGGCAATCAGAGTTGGTCGTATTTCTTTGCGCTGTTCCGAGCCTTCTCGACCGGGTACTTCTCGCCGTTGAGTTGCAGCTTGCGTTGGGCCGCGGCGTTCAGATCGACGCCAAGCACCGAGGCCAGGCGCACCAGGTACATGAGCACGTCAGCCAGCTCTTCCTCGACGGCTTGGGCTGTTTCGGGCGTGCGAGCGGCGGACTTGGAGGCGTCTTCGGTCAGCCACTGGAAGATTTCGGTCAGTTCGCCGACTTCGCCGCTCAGGGCCATGACCAGGTTCTTGGGGGAGTGGAACTGGGCCCAGTTACGGTCGCTGGCGAATTTTTCGAGAGCTTGAGCGAGTCGGGTGGTCTCGACGAGCTGGGCAGAGGCGTGGGTGGGCGTGGTCACGGAGGTGTCCTGTGGTGTCGAGCAGGCAAGGCCGGGGGGGATTTAGTACGGATGCTCGATACCATACTTCCTACGGTTGATATGAGGAAGTGCGTGCGACATTTCTTTGGAGTGTGAGGGAAATTGTCGACTATGTTTCAGCATGACCTGCTTGAGCAAGGCTGGAAATGAAGAATTAAATTCGTCCCCATTTCCCCCATTTCCCCAACCTGATCATTTGCCAAGCATCGATAGCGCGAGGGATACCGGTGCCCAAACCGCGATAGGGGGAGAATGTGCACAGCATGGGAGGTGAGCGTCGGGTTACGACGGTTGGACAGGCCGAATTGAATTTTATCGGTATCGAGCACGTCAGGCAGGTGCCCAGAGCTGATCCGTTCGATGTGGTCGGCGAAGATCATGATCCGGATGGAGGCGTTGACAAAGTAGTCGCGGTGGATCAGTGCATTGACCAGCAGTTCTTCGAACACTTCTTCTGGCACTTCCAACTCGCCGAGGGTGTTGAAGCCCTGCTGGAGCTGCAGATGGTGCAGATGGTGCAGATTGCGTTTGATGAAGGCCAGGCTGCGTCGCTACTGCTCTTGCAGGTTGCCGTCGATGTTCTCGCTGTCGAGGTACTGGCGGTCATGCAGCACCTGGCGAAATGCAAACGCCAGAAACAACAAAACCCGAACAAGGCGGGTTTTGTTTGGTGGGCCGGGGTAATTTGAAACAAGTCGGTATCTATCGGTTTTTTCTGGTTAATAATTTATTGGTCAACTTGCTTGGAATACCAGTTGGAACGCTGCGTGGTCTGGATTCCGATGGACGGTGCTTTTTCCACCACGCCATTAATGAGTCGGCATCGAATCTATCAAGCAAATGGCCGTGTAAACACTAGCTATGGCTGGTGACCAACTGCTGATGATCATGGCCCCTGCGCGTACGATGCTCCACTCGTAGGTACAGAGGCTCCTAGCAAACGATTCCGTCAGTGACTGCTGTGTTGACTAAGTCGGCTCTTGAAGAATTGCGCAGTCTCTTTATCGGTGCAGTACAGGTAGCAACCCTTCATCCCGCGAGTCATCAAGGTTCGGTACGTATTTTTGATGATCAGGTCAGTTTCTTTTTTCGCCAGAGCAGGTTGCTCCTTCATCATTTTTTTCCAGCCGCGAATCGATTTATCGTGTTTGTCGCGCTCATTCGGGGATGTCACAACGTTGCCATCACGTACGACCAGGTCTGGCCCGATAATGACTCCGATATAGTCGACTTCCAGACCTTGGCAGGTATGAATGCAGCCAACCTGCTCGATGGAGTTCTCAGCGATGATCCAAAGGCTGCCATCCTGATCCAGGTTCCATTGTCGCGTGTAGTCACCGATGACGATATCGGCAGCGTTGGGGGCTTTCTTGCTCAACCAAGGCCAACAGTAGCCCGCGACTACGCGAGCCTTGTTTCCATGGTTTTTCTCGTCGATGGCGTCATGCAGCGCCTGAGGCGAGTCGAACACCTTGAACTCGTACTCCGAGGTGTCGAGCGTCGGATTTGCTGTCGAGCGAATGCCAAGGACGTCATCCAGCCATGCCATGTAACCGTCAGAACCACTGCAGCGGAACTGTGAAGACAGCACATATTCCTCGACCACAGCCCCCTTGGCTTTGGCAAAGGCGCGTATCGCCTGCTTGCTGCCTATGTCGCTCAGGGTCACACGTTGGTCTTCATCGATGAAGAAAATTGAGCATTTCGCTGATTCAATCAGCTCCTTGATCTGGTTTTCGCCAAGGTTCCCATAAAGCCCGCTTTTCTCATTCAGCCGGTGAGCTTCGTCCACGATAAGCGCATCGAATGTGTTGGGCTCAGTGTCGATGAACGCCCCAGAGCCTGAAAAGAAATTCGAGAAATGGCTGCGTTTGATGGTGCCAACCAGTTTGCTTTCGTAGACCTTGCGTGGGGCGGCATTCTTCGAGACATATTTGCTTAACAGCCTCAATTCTGTGAGCCTCACCAGCAAATTGATAGCCAGAACAGTTTTCCCGGTGCCCGGCCCCCCTTCAATGATCAGCACCTTTGGTGCCTGGTCCGAGGCTTCGCTTGCTGCCGCAAGCGCCGACTCAAAAATTGCTTTCTGATCGTCTATCAATACGAACTCTGGCTTGCCTGTCATCAGCCCTTCAAGGGCTTCGGCTAGCGCTTTGGACGGGCGGATTTTCCCATCGGACAGTTCGTAGAGAACCTCTTTGTTGTCGCCCTGAGCAATATGCTTTTTCAGGAAGCTTCTGAGTTTGGTGAGCTCGTCCGGCCCTTTCAGGAACAGTGGGGCTTTGCTGATGTGGGGCTCGTAGTGAGCTGAGTCGATGATGCCGTCGCTGACGTAGTTATGAAGGTAGGCACACGGACGGATCTCGATGCTTTTGTCATACACCGCCTCGTTGAAGCCCTCCAGCAGCGCGGCGTATGACCATACCTGATAGGACGGGTGAATGGTCTCAACGAGGCCGCCACCCAATGCCGTTTTGACGATGGCATCCTTGGTGGTGGCGTTGGCCTTGCTCCATTGCTTCAATTCGATCAAGACGGCTTTTTTTGCCTGATTTTCGTCGCGACCGGTGAGCAGAAAATCGATTCGCTTCGACGACTGCGGAATGTGTAACTCAATGGCCAGGCCCGCGTCGCTCGGCAGGCCTTCATCCCTAAGGACCTTGGCCATGTACGTTAGCGATCCTTGCCACGACCTGATTTCCGACCTGCCAACGGTCTTGCCGGTGGCCTCCTTGTAATGCCTGAGGATCACGTCCTCGATGTCATCGTTATCGTTGTCTTTTAGAAATTGCTGTTTGGTCGCAGCGTAAACGATCACGGGTTGTCCTTAGATTCGGGTTGATCAGAGTCGGTCGTACTTTTTGCTGCTGCTTTTGGCTTTATCCACGGGGTATTTCTGGCCGTTCGAGGCGAGTTTCCGTGTCACCGCTTCGTTGAGATCAACGCCGAGTACGCTGCTCAGGCGAACCAGGTACATTAGTACGTCCGCCAATTCGTCCTTGACGGCTTGGCCCATTTCGGGGCTTTTTGCGGCGGAGAGCGAATCGGCATCGCTCATCCATTGGAAAATCTCGCACAGCTCTCCTACCTCGCCAGTGAGAGCCAGGATGAGATTTTTGGGGG from Pseudomonas asplenii harbors:
- a CDS encoding DNA/RNA helicase domain-containing protein, with the protein product MAALATLKIEDFCLEAAKPEFIERLCKDFALTFPDSELSASETRSWRNSLPELAKLLLQQQPPLQGHILIEYPMPIGSERADCILIGESESGLEIIVIELKQWTQGSVKLRANHGLTWLEVAASEPYTSKHPCEQVNIYRSALEHALNFGDFKPIINTLVFLHNYQEKPKEEVLRANEFSSHVSSSLLRSLNHGEQDAALLLSRLKRPTQALAHLTSPQRKYSDAFILNFSEKLNCSDLFKATGQQTHAFKKIAPLVQQVQTNTCVIIHGLVGTGKTVLAMKLVQHLMKLGKNPKYYVKSAAIGQCIKGLDFAVNGRAVTPYLVVDEAHRLTKATAAGLMDNKHLIVFFIDDSQWISPDENCRSNDIQQMAHARGYHVITHVLDEQLRCRGANSYVDWVYDLVFGAATQAYSSVPEFSVQLAESPQAMEDHLREQAQGNASGRIVAGYCWHWQTERTPGVGTDIHIGPWQARWNQKMAFKEWNQLVGYHEEVGAIYTVQGFEYDYVGVILGPDIVLRNGRIEIDPSCNADRRLSNMRTDPAVREQVIRNIYYVLLTRARRGVVLYAVDPALQQFLLTNVNGEG
- a CDS encoding DUF2075 domain-containing protein, translated to MIVYEATKQQFQKDNDNDDIEDVILRSFESATGRIVAAAEMNAWKNSLGAMSRVLRDEEIPNDIGVAIELHIPQTSKRIDITLTGMDASGKQNVVLVELKQWAEASATFKDAIVKTLLGRKIRETVHPSYQAWSYASLLEGFNEAVYSGGIQVHACAYLHNYMPDNVIDGPHYQAYISKAPLFMKGKDELARMRAFIKQHIAKGDEKRVLHELMASPIRPSKALADSLVKLLKKQAEFVLIDDQKEIHESCMAAATSASTERPKVVIIEGGPGTGKSVVALNLLVNLTSRGLVGKYVSKNSAPRQVYESKLTGALPRSHFSQLFTGSGSFMESPTDTFDFLVVDEAHRLTEKSDLYGQKGDNQIKELINAARCTIFFIDEDQRVTLKDIGNRDAIRAFAKARGAEIEEYVLTSQFRCSGSDGYLAWLDNVLQVRETANHHLNTDEYEFKVFDTPQAMHAAIESKNGNNKARVVAGYCWPWNSKKRATEDDIVIGEHYRRQWNLEEDEKRWIIAQNSVEQVGCIHTCQGLEVDYIGVIIGPDMIIRDGSVVTVPEQRDKNDRSVFGYKKLMKAEPDKMRQLLDLIIKNTYRTLMTRGMKGCYLYCTDEETAQYFRERLLVRKANAPALSEPLLA
- a CDS encoding nucleotide pyrophosphohydrolase, translating into MTTPTHASAQLVETTRLAQALEKFASDRNWAQFHSPKNLVMALSGEVGELTEIFQWLTEDASKSAARTPETAQAVEEELADVLMYLVRLASVLGVDLNAAAQRKLQLNGEKYPVEKARNSAKKYDQL
- a CDS encoding DUF2075 domain-containing protein: MIVYAATKQQFLKDNDNDDIEDVILRHYKEATGKTVGRSEIRSWQGSLTYMAKVLRDEGLPSDAGLAIELHIPQSSKRIDFLLTGRDENQAKKAVLIELKQWSKANATTKDAIVKTALGGGLVETIHPSYQVWSYAALLEGFNEAVYDKSIEIRPCAYLHNYVSDGIIDSAHYEPHISKAPLFLKGPDELTKLRSFLKKHIAQGDNKEVLYELSDGKIRPSKALAEALEGLMTGKPEFVLIDDQKAIFESALAAASEASDQAPKVLIIEGGPGTGKTVLAINLLVRLTELRLLSKYVSKNAAPRKVYESKLVGTIKRSHFSNFFSGSGAFIDTEPNTFDALIVDEAHRLNEKSGLYGNLGENQIKELIESAKCSIFFIDEDQRVTLSDIGSKQAIRAFAKAKGAVVEEYVLSSQFRCSGSDGYMAWLDDVLGIRSTANPTLDTSEYEFKVFDSPQALHDAIDEKNHGNKARVVAGYCWPWLSKKAPNAADIVIGDYTRQWNLDQDGSLWIIAENSIEQVGCIHTCQGLEVDYIGVIIGPDLVVRDGNVVTSPNERDKHDKSIRGWKKMMKEQPALAKKETDLIIKNTYRTLMTRGMKGCYLYCTDKETAQFFKSRLSQHSSH
- a CDS encoding nucleotide pyrophosphohydrolase; protein product: MSDSDSSSATLVDVVKLAASLQRFADDRDWQQFHSPKNLILALTGEVGELCEIFQWMSDADSLSAAKSPEMGQAVKDELADVLMYLVRLSSVLGVDLNEAVTRKLASNGQKYPVDKAKSSSKKYDRL